Within Actinoplanes sp. L3-i22, the genomic segment GAGGCCGCCCTTGGCGTCGTGCCAGGTGCGGACGCCGGTGGTGGGGACGGCTGATTTGTCCGGGCCGTAGCGGGCGGTCCGGACCGCATCAGCGGAGCCCTCCGCCGACAGGAGCAGGTACTGCACATGGTGGCCCGCAGGGTCGCCGAGGGCGGCCGGGAAGTCGCGGTCCGGGGTGATGACGAACTGGCGGGGGCGGTCGCTGGCCAGGACCACGCCGAACGCGTAGGCCGCGTCGGTGAGTACCGCGCCGTCGGGCAGGTTCATCGTGTCGAGGTCGGTGGCTACCTGGGCGTCGACCTGGGCCAGGTTGCGGCGGCGTTCGGCGCCGGAGGCGGTGACCCACTCGGATTCCTCGCGGGACAGGTCCGGCTTGCTGAGCACGACGATCGTGCTCGGGATGGCGATGAAGGCCGCGAGGTACGCGACGACGACCAGCGCCCGCCGCGCGACGCCACCGCTGGAGGGCGCGCCGCCGCCGGAGGGCGCGTGGCCGCGGGTCGGGGGCTGGTCAGGGGCATCGGCCGGCAAGGATCGCCGGCGGACCCAGCCGGGCAAGGTGAGCGCGGCAGACCGGGTAGCCGAGCCGGTCGGGCTGGCAGGGGTGGCTGAGGTGGAAAGGGCGGCTGGGGCGGTAAGGGCGGCCGGGGTGGCTGGGGCGGTAAGGGCGGCCGGGGTGGCTGGGGCGGAAAGGGCGGCCGGCGCGGCCCAGGCGATCAGGTGGCCGGCGGTCAGGACGGCCAATGGGATGACCGTGATGTTGAAGCGGAGCCAGCCGAACGACGTGCCGGACAGGAACGCCAGCGCGTCGAAGGCCAGGACCGCGCCGAGCACCGTCACCGGCGCCAGGATCCGGAAGTCGCGGCGGCGCCAGGCCAGCAGCAGGGCGATCGCCACCAGGGCCAGCGCCAGCGGGGACAGGCCGATCAGCTGCTGTGACCAGTAGGCGGCCCGGCCGGGCAGGTCGTCGCCGGTCATCGAGGTGATGTAGGTGGCGTTCGTGGACACCTGGGTGGAGTTGCCGTAGACCGACGAGAACGTCGCGAACCACTGGTCGACGATGATTTTGCTGGCCGCCGCCCAGAGCAGGAACGCCAGGATCGGGGGCATGCCGACGATCACCGCGTCGGCGCGGGCCAGGGACCACCGGCGGGCGTGGTCTGCCGCCGTACGCAGGAAGGTCGTCAAACCCACGACGACCGTGACCGCGGCAGCGGGAGCGAGCGCCTCGTACCTCGCGCCGTAGCCCACCGCCAGGGCCAGCCCGAGCGGCACGAGCAGTTCGGTGCGGCCCTCGGCGAGCCACATGTGGAAGTACCGGACCGCGAGCATCAGGCACAGCAGGAAGCAGGCCTCGCTCATCCCGTTGCCGGCGTAGAGCAGCGTCATCGGGTGCAGCGCGAAGGCGGCGGTGAGGACCAGGCGCGGGACCCGCCGCACGCCGATCCGGCGCAGCACGTCGTGGGCGACCGCGACGGTCGCGGTCATCAGCAGCGCCGACGCCAGTACCGCGAGCAGGCCCTGCTGGGTGAGCGCCGGGAAGATCTTGGCGAGGGGCAGGAACGGCAGCAGGATCAGCGACGGCAGCGGGTTCCAGACGAAGCCGATCGCCGCGAGGTGCGGGTCGCGGCTGTAGAGGACGTAGTAGCCGTTCGCGACGCGGCTCATCGCGTCACCGGGCAGCAGCTGGTTCCACCAGAACCAGATCGCGACCGCGAGGTAGACGGCCGCGCAGGCCAGCACGACCAGGCGGCGTTCTCTCGAGGCGGACGACCGGCTGGGGGCGCGGACCGCGAGATCAGTTGACATCGGCCACCTCCGCCTTGGCCGACGGGAGGTGCAGACCGTGCGTGGTCTTCTCCCAGTACGACGGTTTGAACACCAGCTGCCACGCCGCCTTCGCCCCGGCCAGGCTCATCATCGCCCAGTACCCGGGGGACAGCAGCGCCGTCCCGAGCAGGTCCGGCCGGTCCATGGTCCGGACCGACAGCACGTTCAGGTAGATCACCGTCGCGTTCCCGAAGACCAGGCAGAACAGTCCGAGGTAGTAGTACGGCGAGATGAAGATCTCCTGGAGTACGGCCGGCCGGGCCAGGAACCACAGGACCGTGGTCGCCCACAGCACCGCGTTGAGCAGGGCGGCCAGCGGTGTCCCGCCGACGAACAGGTTCAGGCAGAGCAGCCCGCGCCAGCCGAGCTGGGAGAACGTCGCCCGGGGGGACCGCAGGTGGACCAGCCAGGTCATCAGGTAGCCCTTGTACCAGCGGCTCCGCTGCTTGATCCAGTTGATGAAGTCGGAGTTCGCCTCCTCCAGGGTCACCGAGTGCAGCACGCCGACCCGGTACCCGGCCCGGGCCAGCCGGATCCCGAGGTCGGCGTCCTCGGTCACGTTGTACGGATCCCATGCCCCGAGCTCGCGCAGCTCCGCGGTCCGGAAGTGATTACTGGTCCCGCCGAGCGGGATCGGCATCCGCAGCGCGACCAGGCCGGGCAGCAGCGACCGGAACCAGGTCGCGTACTCCAGCGCGAACCACTTGGTGATCCGGTTCTGGTCCACGTTGAAGTAGCTGAGCTCGGCCTGCAGGCACACGTAGGACGAGCCGAGCCGGCGTAGCGCGACCACCGCCCGCCGCAGCTGCAACGGGTCCGGGATGTCCTCGGCGTCGTAGATCGTCACCAGCTCGCCGGTGGCCCGCTCCAGGCCGACGTTGCAGGCCTTCGGCTTGGTCTTCGGCTGTGACTCGGGCACCACCAGGATCTGCGCCCACGAGCCGGTCAGCGCCGCCTCGGCCGCATCGATCGTCTCCCGGTCATCCTCCTCCAACAGCAGGATGACCTCGAGCTTCTCCCGCGGATAGTCCAGCGCGCCGAGATGTTGCATGAGAAGACCGATCACGGACGGTTCCCGGTACGCCGGCACCAGCACCGTGTAGACCGGAAGTTCCGCGTCCGGCACCGCCCGGGCCTCGTCGTCCTCGACCCGGACCTGGTGCTCGCCGCGCCCGGCGGCGTAGACCAGGACCACCCGGAACACCAGCGCCGCGGTGTAGGCGAGCGTCACGATCGCGACCACGGTCTGCAGCACGAGCATCGGCCGCAGCACCGCGACCACCCCGATCAGCACGAGCGCCACGATCAGGCCGTAGCGCTGCAGCCGGGTCAGCACCATGTGCGCGGAGAACACGCCGAACTTCGCGCTCATCGGGCCGCCTCGGTCAGCGACAGCGCGGCCGGCAGCGAGGTCAGGCCCATCAGCACGGCCGCGACGACGAGCGTGACAAGCGCGAACCGGGCCCGCGGCAGGTAGGGGCGGACGACCCGGGGCGCGGCTTGCGGCGCGCGCCGCGACCACCGTCCGATCAGGATCACCACGACCAGGGCGAGCAGCACGTCGAGGACGACCGGGAGAGCCGCGATCCGGAACGCCGCCGGGCCGAGGATCCGGCCGACGAGCAGCACCGACAGCACGCCGCCGACGGTCACCGCGGCGAGCAGGGTGGCCCCGGTCACGATCCGCCGCAGGGCGGCGAGCCGCCCTCCGAAGATCACCAGGGCGGCGATCACCAGACAGACCATTCCCCCGAGGAAGGCGATTCCGGGCAGGTCCGCTGTGGTCAGGGTGAGCGTCGATTGACGGTACGTCGTGAGCAGCGCCCCACCGTCGTCGACCGGCCCGGCCGGCCGCCCGAGCAGCGCCACCACCTCGCGCAACCCGGTGTTGACCGGATCCACGACGGCGGCCGGGAGCACCCCGGCGATCGCGACCACCGGCAGCAGCAGCGCCCACCGCAGCCGGGCCGCGGTCCGCGTCCCGACCAGCAGGATCGCCGCCCCGGCCAGGTAGGCGAGCGCGGCCGGCACCAGCCAGCCGGTCCGGTCCGGCTCGGGCATCAGCAGCAGGAGCGTCGCCGCCGCGGTCAGGCAGCCGCCGGCGAGCAGCCCGTCCACCTGCCGGTCGTGCACGTCCGGCTCGTCCTGCCCGGGCCGCACCCGCCCGGCGATCAGCGCCGCGGCCGCGACCAGCGGAATCATCAACGGTACGGCGGTGCCCCGGTGCCACACGTCGTTCCAGCCGATCGCGAGCAGCGCCGGGAACGCCACCGCGGTCAGCACCACGGCCAGGAACAACCGGGTCTGCGCCGCTCGCCGGACCGCGCCGAGCAGCCGCCACGCCTCTGGGCCGCCGCCGGCCGGGGTGCCGTAGACCCAGGCGCTGGTGACCGCGTAGCGCAGCACGAAGACGACCACGATGGCGGCCACGTTCGCCGACAGGTAGTGCAGGCCGCCGACCTGCACCAGGGCGTAGAGCAGGCCCAGGTGGATCGGTGTCAGCGTGTTGTTGACCAGCAGGAACCGGCCGAACCGGTGCCCGGCCGCGCGCTCGCCGGGCGGCATCACCAGCCGGTCCACGATCGCGAAGTTGCCGACGATGGCGACCTGCACGGCCAGGAACGCGGCGAGCAGGTAGGGCAGCCCGGCCACCTCGCCGAACGCCCAGAGCGCGGCCGAGTTGACCGCCGTGCCGAGCGCCCCGGCCACCGCGAACCCGGCCATCCGGCCCGGCGCGGAGTCCGGCCGGCGCATCGCGGCCAGGCGCAGCGCGGCGAGTTGCCGCAGGTAGCGCAGGCCCTCGCGGAACGACGCCTTGCTCTCGCCGGCGTGCCGCGGCTGGAACGTGTACGGCACCTCGGCGATCCGCCGGATCCGGCTGCGGACCAGCACCTCCAGCAGGATCTTGTAGCCCTGCGGGCGCAGCTCGGCGGTCCGCACCCGGTCCTTGCGGACGGCGAAGAAGCCGCTCATCGGGTCGGTGACCGCGCGCAGCCGGCGCGGGAAGAACATCTGGGCGAGGGTGCCGGTGGCGCGTGAGACACCGCGCCGGAACCCGCCGCTGAGGCCGTCGACCCGGCCGGGCACCCGGTACCGGCTGGCGACCACGGCCTCGGCCCGGTCGACCCGGCCGGCGGCGAGCAGCTCCGGGACGGTGCCCGGCGGGTGCTGCAGGTCGCCGTCCATCACCACGACCCATTCGGCGCGGGCCGCGTCCAGGCCGGCGGCGACGGCGCCACCGAGGCCGCCGGTCCGCTGGCCGGCGGGGCGGTGCAGAAGTCGTACCAAATCGGGGTCTTGATCCTGAAGTTGAGAGATCACCCGGGGCGTCTCGTCGTCGCTGTCGTCGACGAAGACGATCTCGGCGGAGATCGTGCCGAGCGCGGCGCGCAGCTGCTCGACCAGTGGACCGACGTTCTCCGCCTCGTTGCGGGTCGGCACCACCACGGTCACCGCGGGTGGTGATTCAAGCCGGGTTGCCGGCATCAGGACTCCTTCTGGGTGAAGCGGGCGAGGGCGCCGCCGCCGTTCTCGTAGTACTCGACGACGACGGTGTGCTGACCTGCGGAGATGTCCACATCGGCGGGGAATGTCAGGGGGCCGTGGTCGGACCAGCCGTCGATCACGGTGACGCCGTCGAGCCGGACCCGGATGCCGTCGTCGCCGGTCGCGGCGAAGTGGTAGGTCCCGGCGGGGTACGTCGCGGTCCTGGTCCAGCGCGCGGAGAAGCCGTCGGCCGGGATCGCCGGATCCGGTGAGCCGCCGCCCCAGTCGAAGGCGACCGCGTCGTCCTGCCTGGTCACGGCGGGTGCGCCGGCGAGCGTGGGGTTGGCGAAGTACTCGCCGGTCCAGGTGTCGACCGGGCCGACGTCGCCGATCCGTTGATAGCCGAAGCGGGCCAGGGCGCCGCCGCCGTTCTCGAAGTACTCGACGCGCAGCGTGTGGGTGCCGGAGAGCACCAGGCGGTCGGTGCTGAACGTGTCGTTCTGGTTGATCCACTTGTCGACGATCGGGGCGCCGTCCAGGTAGACGCGGATGCCGTCGTCGCTGGCGCCGGAGAACCGGTAGATGCCGGCGGGCAGGGTGTCGGTGCGGGTCCAGCGGGCGACGAAGTGGTCGTCGTGGATCGCCGGGTCCGGCGAGCCGCCGCCCCAGTCGTTGCTGATCGTCGAGTCCGTCCGGGAAAGATCAGGCGCACGGTCCGGGATCGCGGGCTCGGTGGAGTTCCAGAACTCGGCGGTCCAGTCCGGTGGGTCGGCGGCGTCGGCGGTCTGGTGGACGGCGAGCTCGGCGACCGCGTCGCCGAAGTTCTCGTAGTACTCCATGGTGATCGTGTGCGGACCGCCGCCGAGCAGGGTCTTCGCGGTCTGGGTGTGGCTGCTGGCGTCCTGCCAGGCGTCGATCAGCCGCAGGCCGTCGACGGTGAGCCGGACGCCGTCGTCGGCCGTGGTGGTGAACTCGTATTCGCCGGGGGCGAGGCTGAGGGTCCTGGTCCAGCGGGCGGCGAAGTGATCCGCGGGGATCGCGGGGTCGGGAGAACCGGTGCCCCAGTCGTGATCGATTGCCGACTCTTTTTTCGTTATTTGTCCCTTTGTAGAGGGAATTGTCGGCGATGATCCAGCGCCGGTGATGTCCCAATATTCGGCGTTCCAGCTGTCGTCGGGCTGGTCGATCGCGCCGAACCAGTCGAGCTTGGCCAGCGCGTCCCCACCCTGGTCGAAGTACTCCAGGGTGATCGTGTGGGTGCCCGCGCCCAGGTCCCCGATCCAGTCGAACGCGGTCCCGGACTGGCCCTGCCACTGGTCCAGCACCAACTGCCGGTCGATGTAGAGCCGCACCCCGTCGTCGGCGACCGCGGTGAAGCGGTACCGCCCGGCGGCCAGGAACTGCTTCTTGGTCCAGCGCGCGGAGAACCCGTCCACCGGCACCGCCGGATCCGGCGAGCCGGCGCCCCAGAGGAAGTCGATCGCCCGGTCGTTGCGGGTCAGCACCGGGGTGCCGCTCAGGTTGGTGTTCGGGTAGAACGTCGCGGTCCAGTCCGGGGACTTCGCGTACGACGCGGTGTACGTCGCGGCCTGCTCCGGCGTGACGATCGTGTGCCGCATGCCCTTCCCGTCCGACCAGCCGGTGAAGTGGTAGACGGTGCCGTCCGCGCCGGTGGCGGTCGGCGGCGCGTACAGCTCGCGCTGGAAGCCGACCACGCCGAGCCGCTCGTGCGGCGTCTCCTCCGGGATGCCGTCCAGGTACAGCGGCAGGCCCGGCGGATCGGTCGTGATGGTGAACGTGCTGGTCACCGGCCGGATGTTGATCGACTTCGAGGCGCTGAGCCCGTTCGCGTCGGTGGCCGTGGTGGTGATCTCGTACCAGGTGTCGGCGGACGACTCGCCGGTGACCGGGATGGTGAACTGCCCGGCGCGGCCGATCAGCGGGCCGGCGAACGGGTGGATGTGGGTGCCGTGGTGCAGCACCACGGTGGTCCGGATGTCGCTGTCGTCCAGGTCGAAGCCGGCCGCGTCGGTGGCGAACGAGTTGTACGTGATGGTGTCACCGGCGCGGTACGTCGATCCGTCCGCGGGGACCGCTATCCGGACCGTGGGTGGGATGCCGACCTGGATGATGATCGGGATCGCGGGACTGGCGTGGCCCTCGCTGTCGGTGACCGTCAGGTCCACCTCGTACACGCCGGTGGTGGTGAAGGTCTTGACCGGGTTCTTGGTGGCACTCGTCGTGCCGTCGCCGAAGTCCCAGGCGAAGGTCAGGTCGTCGCCGTCCGGGTCGGTGCTGCCCTCGGCGGAGAAGTGCACGGTCAGCGGCCCGGCGCCGCCGGTCACGTCGGAGCCGGCTACCGCCGTCGGCGCGTGGTTGCCCAGGCTCCAGGTGACCTTGTAGAGCCGGCCCGGGATGTAGGTGATGTAGTACAGCGCGCCGTCCGGGCCGATCTTCATGTCGACCACCGAGCCGGCCGCCGCGTCGAAGTCCTCGACCGAGGTCGCGTTGCCGTTCGCGTCCAGCTCGGCCCGCCGGATGAACCCCTTGGCGTAGTCGCCGAAGAAGAGACTGCCCTGGTAGTCGGCGGGGAACTGGTCACC encodes:
- a CDS encoding glycosyltransferase; translated protein: MSAKFGVFSAHMVLTRLQRYGLIVALVLIGVVAVLRPMLVLQTVVAIVTLAYTAALVFRVVLVYAAGRGEHQVRVEDDEARAVPDAELPVYTVLVPAYREPSVIGLLMQHLGALDYPREKLEVILLLEEDDRETIDAAEAALTGSWAQILVVPESQPKTKPKACNVGLERATGELVTIYDAEDIPDPLQLRRAVVALRRLGSSYVCLQAELSYFNVDQNRITKWFALEYATWFRSLLPGLVALRMPIPLGGTSNHFRTAELRELGAWDPYNVTEDADLGIRLARAGYRVGVLHSVTLEEANSDFINWIKQRSRWYKGYLMTWLVHLRSPRATFSQLGWRGLLCLNLFVGGTPLAALLNAVLWATTVLWFLARPAVLQEIFISPYYYLGLFCLVFGNATVIYLNVLSVRTMDRPDLLGTALLSPGYWAMMSLAGAKAAWQLVFKPSYWEKTTHGLHLPSAKAEVADVN
- a CDS encoding glycosyltransferase, with the translated sequence MPATRLESPPAVTVVVPTRNEAENVGPLVEQLRAALGTISAEIVFVDDSDDETPRVISQLQDQDPDLVRLLHRPAGQRTGGLGGAVAAGLDAARAEWVVVMDGDLQHPPGTVPELLAAGRVDRAEAVVASRYRVPGRVDGLSGGFRRGVSRATGTLAQMFFPRRLRAVTDPMSGFFAVRKDRVRTAELRPQGYKILLEVLVRSRIRRIAEVPYTFQPRHAGESKASFREGLRYLRQLAALRLAAMRRPDSAPGRMAGFAVAGALGTAVNSAALWAFGEVAGLPYLLAAFLAVQVAIVGNFAIVDRLVMPPGERAAGHRFGRFLLVNNTLTPIHLGLLYALVQVGGLHYLSANVAAIVVVFVLRYAVTSAWVYGTPAGGGPEAWRLLGAVRRAAQTRLFLAVVLTAVAFPALLAIGWNDVWHRGTAVPLMIPLVAAAALIAGRVRPGQDEPDVHDRQVDGLLAGGCLTAAATLLLLMPEPDRTGWLVPAALAYLAGAAILLVGTRTAARLRWALLLPVVAIAGVLPAAVVDPVNTGLREVVALLGRPAGPVDDGGALLTTYRQSTLTLTTADLPGIAFLGGMVCLVIAALVIFGGRLAALRRIVTGATLLAAVTVGGVLSVLLVGRILGPAAFRIAALPVVLDVLLALVVVILIGRWSRRAPQAAPRVVRPYLPRARFALVTLVVAAVLMGLTSLPAALSLTEAAR
- a CDS encoding PA14 domain-containing protein, with product MRALLIILTILATTVLAIPAQAAPPADFQTSLVIGADLNEPSGFEFAPDGRIFILERPGTIKIYKNGHVLATPFAVLPSEPTGDRGLIGIAFDPDFGVTNHYVYFYYTGLDLHNRLVRFDASGDVGADGPFEIFKTESLSQQLHVGGSIRFGPDGKLYFAVGDNGYSSNGQVLSNPHGKILRINKDGSIPPDNPFYGQAGKQQEIWAYGFRNPWRFQFDPLTGELYGGDVGDYTWEEVNHIVKGGNYGWPLKEGKCTADCAGFIDPIYTYPHAGESAAAVGGPIYRGDQFPADYQGSLFFGDYAKGFIRRAELDANGNATSVEDFDAAAGSVVDMKIGPDGALYYITYIPGRLYKVTWSLGNHAPTAVAGSDVTGGAGPLTVHFSAEGSTDPDGDDLTFAWDFGDGTTSATKNPVKTFTTTGVYEVDLTVTDSEGHASPAIPIIIQVGIPPTVRIAVPADGSTYRAGDTITYNSFATDAAGFDLDDSDIRTTVVLHHGTHIHPFAGPLIGRAGQFTIPVTGESSADTWYEITTTATDANGLSASKSINIRPVTSTFTITTDPPGLPLYLDGIPEETPHERLGVVGFQRELYAPPTATGADGTVYHFTGWSDGKGMRHTIVTPEQAATYTASYAKSPDWTATFYPNTNLSGTPVLTRNDRAIDFLWGAGSPDPAVPVDGFSARWTKKQFLAAGRYRFTAVADDGVRLYIDRQLVLDQWQGQSGTAFDWIGDLGAGTHTITLEYFDQGGDALAKLDWFGAIDQPDDSWNAEYWDITGAGSSPTIPSTKGQITKKESAIDHDWGTGSPDPAIPADHFAARWTRTLSLAPGEYEFTTTADDGVRLTVDGLRLIDAWQDASSHTQTAKTLLGGGPHTITMEYYENFGDAVAELAVHQTADAADPPDWTAEFWNSTEPAIPDRAPDLSRTDSTISNDWGGGSPDPAIHDDHFVARWTRTDTLPAGIYRFSGASDDGIRVYLDGAPIVDKWINQNDTFSTDRLVLSGTHTLRVEYFENGGGALARFGYQRIGDVGPVDTWTGEYFANPTLAGAPAVTRQDDAVAFDWGGGSPDPAIPADGFSARWTRTATYPAGTYHFAATGDDGIRVRLDGVTVIDGWSDHGPLTFPADVDISAGQHTVVVEYYENGGGALARFTQKES